The following are encoded in a window of Sphaerisporangium siamense genomic DNA:
- a CDS encoding ABC transporter ATP-binding protein, translated as MTDVTESEIHERPQTPASDGCLSVRNLTTVFTTKRGTVAAVNDVSFDLRAGETLGIVGESGSGKSVTAMSTLGLIPKPSGKVVSGEIWVDGKNLLALDRRSLRAASGSDVAMIFQDPMTSLNPVHRIGAQIAEGILAHRRKPSRADKEAARRRAVELLAAVGVPAPERRARQYPHELSGGMRQRVMIAMAMSCDPKVLIADEPTTALDATIQAQIMRLLREVQRRANVGIMLITHDIGLVAQNVDRVLVMYAGRVVEMGTVEEVLENPKHPYTVGLLRCTPSRLPSDSVRRRLTPIPGLPPNPTDLPPGCSFAPRCSLRGDRERCLLEQPELRPAPTDDHRSACHFLEEVTP; from the coding sequence ATGACCGACGTGACCGAGTCCGAAATCCACGAACGTCCGCAGACCCCGGCGTCGGACGGATGCCTGTCCGTGCGGAACCTGACGACGGTGTTCACCACCAAACGCGGGACCGTGGCGGCGGTGAACGATGTGAGCTTCGACCTGCGTGCCGGGGAGACGCTGGGCATCGTCGGCGAGTCCGGGTCGGGCAAGAGCGTGACCGCGATGTCGACCCTCGGGCTGATCCCGAAGCCCTCCGGCAAGGTCGTGTCCGGCGAGATCTGGGTGGACGGGAAGAACCTGCTGGCGCTCGATCGCCGCAGCCTGCGGGCGGCGAGCGGGTCCGACGTAGCGATGATCTTCCAGGATCCGATGACCTCGCTCAACCCCGTCCACCGGATCGGAGCGCAGATCGCCGAGGGGATCCTGGCCCATCGGCGCAAGCCGTCCAGGGCCGACAAGGAGGCGGCCCGGCGCCGGGCCGTCGAACTGCTCGCGGCCGTCGGGGTGCCGGCGCCGGAGCGGCGCGCCCGGCAGTATCCGCACGAGCTGTCCGGCGGCATGCGGCAGCGGGTGATGATCGCCATGGCCATGAGCTGCGACCCGAAGGTGCTCATCGCCGACGAGCCCACCACCGCGCTCGACGCCACGATCCAGGCGCAGATCATGCGGCTGCTGCGCGAGGTGCAGCGGCGCGCCAACGTCGGGATCATGCTGATCACCCACGACATCGGCCTGGTGGCGCAGAACGTCGACCGCGTCCTGGTCATGTACGCGGGGCGGGTGGTCGAGATGGGCACCGTCGAGGAGGTGCTCGAAAACCCCAAGCACCCCTACACCGTCGGCCTGCTCCGGTGCACGCCGAGCCGGCTGCCGTCGGACTCCGTCCGGCGGCGGCTCACACCGATCCCCGGCCTTCCGCCCAACCCGACGGACCTGCCCCCCGGATGCTCCTTCGCGCCCAGGTGCAGCCTCCGCGGCGACCGGGAGCGGTGCCTCCTGGAACAGCCGGAGCTGCGCCCGGCGCCGACGGACGACCACCGGTCCGCATGCCACTTCCTTGAAGAGGTCACTCCCTGA
- a CDS encoding ABC transporter permease, which produces MVTAVVPPTGTGGSRDLLKPGRRGLRRLNPLLIIGGLIIAFLVFVALFPTLFTSQDPARQDLAAQLESPSAAHWLGRDQFGRDIYTRLIHGTRASMLIGVSSVLLGMALGIPVGMIAGYFRGKTERVILWIVDVLMAFPGLILALLFVALFGQGTWNITLAIVIGIVPVFARLAHGPALAFREREFVKSSIVFGARAPWILYKHIWPNLRSEMVVIASMTAAVTIRIEAGLSFLGLGLPPPTATWGGMLRDGTTYLQTDPLFSLVPGLAIFVAALGFNLLGDGLRDALDPRTANS; this is translated from the coding sequence GTGGTGACCGCCGTCGTCCCCCCAACGGGCACGGGCGGCTCACGAGATCTCTTGAAGCCCGGAAGGCGGGGACTGCGCCGGCTCAATCCGCTGCTGATCATCGGCGGGCTGATCATCGCCTTTCTGGTGTTCGTCGCGCTCTTCCCGACCCTGTTCACCTCCCAGGACCCGGCGCGCCAGGATCTGGCGGCACAGCTGGAGTCGCCGAGCGCCGCGCACTGGCTCGGCCGCGACCAGTTCGGCCGGGACATCTACACGCGGCTGATCCACGGCACGCGGGCCTCGATGCTCATCGGGGTGTCGTCGGTGCTGCTGGGGATGGCCCTGGGCATTCCGGTCGGGATGATCGCCGGCTACTTCCGGGGGAAGACCGAGCGCGTGATCCTGTGGATCGTCGACGTGCTGATGGCGTTCCCCGGGCTCATCCTCGCCCTGCTCTTCGTCGCCCTGTTCGGACAGGGAACCTGGAACATCACCCTGGCGATCGTGATCGGCATCGTCCCGGTGTTCGCCCGGCTCGCGCACGGTCCCGCCCTGGCGTTCCGGGAGCGGGAGTTCGTGAAGAGCAGCATCGTGTTCGGCGCGCGGGCGCCGTGGATCCTGTACAAGCACATCTGGCCCAACCTGCGCAGCGAGATGGTGGTCATCGCCAGCATGACCGCGGCCGTGACGATCCGGATCGAGGCGGGCTTGAGCTTCCTCGGCCTCGGCCTGCCGCCGCCCACGGCCACCTGGGGTGGAATGCTCCGCGACGGCACCACCTACCTGCAGACAGACCCGTTGTTCTCGCTGGTGCCCGGATTGGCGATCTTCGTCGCCGCCCTGGGCTTCAACCTCCTCGGTGACGGACTGCGGGATGCGCTGGATCCCCGGACCGCGAACAGTTGA
- a CDS encoding ABC transporter permease has protein sequence MARYSLKLFGRLLLTLGVVSTAVFFLIRLTPGGPAVAMLGQDASPDAVARLNEKLGLTDPLLTQYWNFLTQLLRGSLGESLTNGLPVSGTILSVLPHTLELAVAGLIIGKLGGITLGIVEAVWKDRSPDIIGRIMSLIGLSFPSFFVAVLLVLFIALPLGLPTNGVAPFTEIGANLQRILLPALAMGIVSTAYTSRVTRSLMVEIIGENHVRTARAKGVREGRVLVRHVLQPGSLPLVPIAGISFITLVGDAVLIETVFARPGLGSLMVHAMQARDYTTVQGCIIVVTTVIVLVNAAVDAFYHVLDPRTKTA, from the coding sequence ATGGCGCGCTACTCCCTGAAGCTGTTCGGGCGGCTGCTGCTGACCCTCGGGGTGGTCTCCACCGCCGTGTTCTTCCTGATCCGGCTCACCCCCGGCGGCCCCGCCGTGGCCATGCTGGGCCAGGACGCGTCCCCGGACGCGGTGGCGCGGCTCAACGAGAAGCTCGGGCTCACCGACCCGCTGCTCACGCAGTACTGGAACTTCCTGACGCAGCTCCTCCGGGGCAGCCTCGGCGAGTCGCTCACCAACGGCCTGCCGGTGAGCGGGACGATCCTGAGCGTGCTCCCGCACACGCTGGAGCTCGCGGTGGCGGGACTCATCATCGGCAAGCTCGGCGGGATCACCCTCGGCATCGTGGAAGCGGTGTGGAAGGACAGGTCGCCCGACATCATCGGGCGGATCATGTCGCTGATCGGGCTGTCCTTCCCCAGCTTCTTCGTCGCCGTGCTGCTGGTCCTGTTCATCGCGCTGCCGCTCGGTCTGCCGACCAACGGGGTCGCCCCCTTCACCGAGATCGGCGCCAACCTGCAACGCATCCTGTTGCCCGCGCTGGCCATGGGAATCGTGAGCACCGCCTACACCTCCCGGGTCACCCGCTCGCTCATGGTCGAGATCATCGGGGAGAACCACGTCCGCACGGCGCGGGCGAAAGGGGTGCGGGAGGGCCGCGTCCTGGTGCGCCACGTGCTCCAGCCCGGCTCGCTGCCGCTCGTCCCGATCGCCGGCATCTCGTTCATCACCCTGGTGGGGGACGCGGTGCTCATCGAGACGGTGTTCGCCCGCCCGGGGCTGGGCAGCCTGATGGTCCACGCCATGCAGGCACGTGACTACACGACCGTGCAGGGCTGCATCATCGTGGTCACCACGGTGATCGTCCTCGTGAACGCGGCCGTCGACGCCTTTTACCACGTCCTCGACCCCCGAACCAAGACGGCGTGA
- a CDS encoding LLM class F420-dependent oxidoreductase, which yields MIDKLACSIYTLGADAAEAAEAAGYESGWTSESYGTDSFTPLAWWGAKTRTMRLGTGVAQMAARAPTATAMAAMTLDRLSGGRVVVGMGLSGPQVVEGWYGMPFERPLRWTREYIAIMRDTFKRERVAYDGEIYKLPVTGGTGLGRSIRPGIRDARTDIPIHLGAEGPKNISLAAEIADGWLPTNFSPEFDHWYRERLEIGFSRRPGGRPENFEVAPGVAVAFGPDVETAADELRPGIAFQVAANGAEGMNFHYNSIARLGFEEPCKEIVARFKARDRAGMAAAVPTEMVEAIALVGPPEKVQRDLETRWHDCVATTLIARTSERHLPVLARVFAASRAACGAPVASRAENG from the coding sequence GTGATCGATAAGCTCGCCTGCTCGATCTACACGCTGGGCGCCGACGCCGCCGAGGCCGCCGAGGCCGCGGGGTACGAGTCGGGGTGGACCTCGGAGTCGTACGGTACCGACTCCTTCACCCCCCTGGCCTGGTGGGGCGCCAAGACCCGGACGATGCGTCTCGGCACGGGCGTCGCGCAGATGGCGGCCCGTGCCCCGACCGCGACCGCGATGGCCGCCATGACGCTGGACCGGCTCTCCGGCGGGCGCGTGGTCGTCGGCATGGGGCTGTCCGGCCCGCAGGTGGTCGAGGGGTGGTACGGCATGCCCTTCGAACGGCCGCTGCGGTGGACTCGCGAGTACATCGCGATCATGCGCGACACGTTCAAGCGGGAGCGGGTCGCCTACGACGGCGAGATCTACAAGCTCCCGGTGACCGGCGGAACCGGGCTGGGGCGCTCGATCCGCCCGGGCATCCGGGACGCCCGCACCGACATTCCCATCCACCTGGGCGCGGAGGGGCCGAAGAACATCTCGCTGGCCGCCGAGATCGCCGACGGCTGGCTGCCGACGAACTTCTCCCCGGAGTTCGACCACTGGTACCGGGAACGCCTGGAGATCGGGTTCAGCCGCCGGCCCGGAGGCCGCCCCGAGAACTTCGAGGTGGCTCCCGGCGTGGCCGTCGCGTTCGGACCGGACGTCGAGACGGCCGCCGACGAGCTCCGGCCGGGCATCGCCTTCCAGGTCGCGGCCAACGGCGCGGAAGGCATGAACTTCCACTACAACTCCATCGCGCGGCTCGGCTTCGAGGAGCCCTGCAAGGAGATCGTCGCGCGGTTCAAGGCCCGGGACCGCGCGGGCATGGCGGCCGCGGTGCCCACGGAGATGGTCGAGGCGATCGCGCTGGTCGGTCCGCCCGAGAAGGTTCAGCGGGATCTGGAGACGCGGTGGCACGACTGTGTCGCCACGACGCTCATCGCGCGGACCTCCGAGCGACACCTTCCGGTGCTCGCCCGCGTCTTCGCGGCATCGCGAGCCGCCTGCGGCGCACCCGTGGCCTCACGAGCGGAGAACGGCTGA
- a CDS encoding enoyl-CoA hydratase/isomerase family protein encodes MAEVEFQVVTDGVGVITLNRPEKLNAFNFEMHRQLAAVLTGDELQDCRAVVLRAEGRAFCGGTDLSELGNQLGRSRTPTFEVSTGSEMSHNFRYARPVIIAAVQGYALGLGTLVVNLTDLVIASEDAVFGHPEVTHGLVQGNGIPRLCEVVGTRAAMSMLVTGRRVPADEALRIGLVNEVVPAERLEERAMEVARQIAANQAYAVHMAKRFFYESAEIPYGAAVQAGYRVMRTAQLARRENGANFQW; translated from the coding sequence GTGGCCGAGGTCGAATTCCAGGTCGTGACCGATGGCGTCGGCGTCATCACGCTGAATCGGCCGGAGAAGCTCAACGCGTTCAACTTCGAAATGCACCGGCAGTTGGCGGCGGTGCTCACCGGCGACGAGCTGCAGGACTGCCGCGCGGTCGTGCTGCGGGCCGAGGGCCGGGCGTTCTGCGGCGGCACCGACCTCAGCGAGCTGGGCAACCAGCTGGGGCGGAGCCGGACGCCCACGTTCGAGGTGTCCACCGGCAGCGAGATGTCGCACAACTTCCGGTACGCGCGGCCCGTGATCATCGCGGCGGTGCAGGGCTACGCGCTGGGTCTCGGGACGCTGGTCGTGAACCTCACCGACCTCGTGATCGCGAGCGAGGACGCCGTGTTCGGGCATCCAGAAGTCACGCACGGCCTCGTCCAGGGCAACGGCATCCCGCGGCTGTGCGAGGTCGTCGGCACGCGAGCGGCGATGTCGATGCTCGTCACCGGCCGGCGCGTGCCGGCGGACGAGGCCCTGCGGATCGGCCTCGTGAACGAGGTCGTGCCCGCCGAGCGGCTTGAGGAACGAGCCATGGAGGTCGCGCGGCAGATCGCGGCGAACCAGGCCTACGCGGTGCACATGGCGAAGAGGTTCTTCTACGAGTCCGCCGAGATCCCCTACGGCGCCGCCGTCCAGGCGGGCTACCGGGTCATGCGCACCGCGCAGCTCGCGAGGCGGGAGAACGGGGCGAACTTCCAGTGGTGA
- a CDS encoding ABC transporter substrate-binding protein: MKVSRVQARVAGPAALVAVLAATGCSADAGSGSATNERPTIRWGVATEGITSMDPVRAVQPVDRTLSMMLFDGLVRYQPGNSTAPFEPGIAKEIPQAATQDGKQVWTIALRTGVKCPAGQKTPAYDLTSDDVVFSLKRASSPDTSTFASVFTAYDKVEAVDPGTVKVTMKHPVSPAAFLPTISNWQGGLVVCKKAAEAEGQDFGKHPVGPGPFKFESWTPGQNIKLLANDDYYLGKPLSAGWDIRFMADDTARQAALFGGDLDVAAPTATGDKGLEVIDSRQGFKVVEAPLFGTWYLLFNTKVGPTAKPEVRQALAYAVNRADYVASAGQRTAKPTLSVWGAQLPGGIPDSHVQEAGLAYDFDVAKARQMLAAAGYPNGFDVTVTAPSNATSFQILQAQMKEIGVNVKIKNVDVPTWQTAIMTGQEPLMLSLISYRPTPQIPFTDFFYGPSAVRGGKHPAQNFGGYDGADSLIEKASETSDSKEQAQLWQEINDKILQDAAAKPLYVSYQAYGAVCGFTMGGAEPTVAIPGNWQPSYKATIDSQAKDC; the protein is encoded by the coding sequence ATGAAGGTATCCAGGGTTCAGGCCCGCGTGGCCGGCCCTGCCGCGCTCGTCGCGGTATTGGCCGCCACCGGCTGTAGTGCCGATGCCGGCAGCGGTTCGGCGACGAACGAGCGGCCGACCATCCGATGGGGCGTGGCCACCGAGGGCATCACGTCGATGGACCCGGTCCGTGCCGTACAGCCGGTCGATCGCACGCTGTCGATGATGTTGTTCGACGGACTGGTCCGTTATCAGCCGGGCAACTCGACGGCGCCGTTCGAGCCGGGGATCGCCAAGGAGATCCCCCAGGCCGCGACGCAGGACGGCAAGCAGGTGTGGACGATCGCGCTCCGCACCGGCGTGAAGTGCCCCGCCGGCCAGAAGACCCCGGCCTACGATCTGACGTCGGACGATGTGGTGTTCTCGCTGAAGCGTGCCTCCAGCCCCGACACCTCGACGTTCGCCTCGGTGTTCACCGCCTATGACAAGGTCGAGGCGGTGGACCCCGGCACCGTGAAGGTGACGATGAAGCACCCGGTGTCACCCGCCGCGTTCCTGCCGACGATCTCGAACTGGCAGGGCGGGCTCGTGGTGTGCAAGAAGGCGGCGGAAGCCGAGGGCCAGGACTTCGGCAAGCACCCGGTCGGGCCGGGGCCGTTCAAGTTCGAGAGCTGGACCCCGGGCCAGAACATCAAGCTGCTGGCGAACGACGACTACTACCTGGGCAAGCCGCTGTCCGCCGGGTGGGACATCCGGTTCATGGCGGACGACACGGCCCGGCAGGCCGCCCTGTTCGGCGGCGACCTCGACGTCGCGGCGCCCACCGCGACCGGCGACAAGGGCCTTGAGGTCATCGACTCCCGGCAGGGGTTCAAGGTCGTCGAGGCTCCGCTCTTCGGCACCTGGTACCTGTTGTTCAACACGAAGGTCGGCCCGACCGCCAAGCCGGAGGTGCGCCAGGCGCTGGCGTACGCGGTGAACCGCGCCGACTACGTGGCCTCGGCCGGGCAGCGGACCGCGAAGCCGACGCTCAGCGTGTGGGGGGCCCAGTTGCCGGGCGGCATCCCCGACTCGCACGTGCAGGAGGCCGGCCTGGCGTACGACTTCGACGTGGCGAAGGCCCGTCAGATGCTGGCGGCGGCGGGATATCCCAACGGCTTCGACGTCACCGTCACCGCGCCCAGCAACGCGACCTCCTTCCAGATCCTTCAGGCCCAGATGAAGGAGATCGGCGTCAACGTCAAGATCAAGAACGTGGACGTGCCCACCTGGCAGACGGCGATCATGACCGGCCAGGAGCCGCTCATGCTCAGTCTCATCTCCTACCGGCCCACGCCGCAGATCCCGTTCACGGACTTCTTCTACGGACCCTCGGCCGTCCGGGGCGGTAAGCACCCCGCGCAGAACTTCGGCGGATACGACGGCGCCGACTCCCTGATCGAGAAGGCGTCCGAGACGTCCGACTCCAAGGAGCAGGCGCAGCTGTGGCAGGAGATCAACGACAAGATCCTGCAGGACGCCGCGGCGAAGCCGCTCTATGTGTCCTACCAGGCGTACGGCGCGGTCTGCGGGTTCACCATGGGCGGCGCCGAGCCGACGGTCGCGATTCCCGGCAACTGGCAGCCGAGTTACAAGGCCACCATCGATTCCCAAGCCAAAGACTGCTGA
- a CDS encoding enoyl-CoA hydratase/isomerase family protein — protein sequence MADNAEVVLCRTDGRVRVIILNRPRVRNALNSEMMRRFHQAVDDAVADPDVGAIVVTGNGSAFSSGADLKEAGTSPRPEDLWGRYSQAIDNDRIYERLSRVPKPVIAAVNGFAVGGGCALAVSCDVVIAADTARFSYPETNHGIAAVTVAVGLSRAVGRLQALDLLLSGRFVEAAEAHAMGMVTRIVPAADLMTEAVGYAQALAEKSPAAIRLTKRVFRAVQELDFDHAFEYARDVSLMTREGMSGGRGAAGSPAGPGNGAVAARPTQ from the coding sequence GTGGCCGACAACGCCGAGGTGGTGCTGTGCCGGACCGACGGCAGGGTGCGCGTCATCATCCTCAACCGTCCCCGGGTCCGCAACGCGCTGAACAGCGAGATGATGCGGCGCTTCCACCAGGCGGTGGACGACGCCGTCGCCGACCCGGATGTGGGCGCGATCGTCGTCACCGGCAACGGCTCCGCGTTCTCGTCGGGCGCCGACCTCAAGGAGGCCGGGACGAGCCCCCGGCCGGAGGACCTGTGGGGCCGGTACTCGCAGGCGATCGACAACGACCGGATCTACGAGCGGTTGTCGCGGGTGCCCAAGCCGGTGATCGCCGCGGTCAACGGGTTCGCCGTGGGCGGCGGCTGCGCGCTCGCGGTGTCGTGTGACGTCGTCATCGCGGCCGACACGGCGCGGTTCAGCTATCCGGAGACCAACCACGGGATCGCCGCGGTCACGGTGGCGGTCGGCCTGAGCCGCGCGGTCGGGCGCCTCCAGGCCCTCGACCTGCTGCTGTCCGGCCGGTTCGTCGAAGCGGCCGAGGCCCACGCGATGGGCATGGTCACCCGGATCGTGCCCGCCGCCGACCTGATGACCGAGGCCGTCGGCTACGCGCAGGCCCTGGCGGAGAAGTCGCCGGCCGCGATCCGCCTCACCAAGCGGGTCTTCCGGGCCGTCCAGGAGCTCGATTTCGACCACGCCTTCGAGTACGCCCGCGACGTCAGCCTGATGACCCGCGAGGGGATGTCCGGCGGCCGCGGGGCGGCGGGCTCGCCGGCAGGCCCGGGGAACGGGGCAGTGGCCGCCCGCCCGACGCAATGA
- a CDS encoding phosphotriesterase family protein, which yields MDRGVASGRTVQTVCGPVPASDLGRIMPHEHVVCDLIKDRPRPDPTLDESEDAVPDLMEFKAAGGGTIIDCTNNGLGRNPGLLRSVSEQTGVHIVMGCGWYRESFYEEDMNKVSVAELTEVLLEDIRTGVHGVRPGVIGEIGADHGYLSAAEERVLRAAARAQKQTGLGLVLHAVKSDVGRWQLDVLEEEGCDLRRVAVAHCDMYPYLDYHEQLAKRGAMVSYDRNGPRNPHQQERRIRTMAEFIRRGWASHLLISHDVCIPGDRGSAGGPGYAYVLKQVVPDLHKAGVPADVVEAIMVDNPARLLVGS from the coding sequence GTGGACCGCGGCGTAGCGAGCGGCCGGACCGTCCAGACCGTGTGCGGGCCGGTCCCGGCGTCGGACCTGGGGCGGATCATGCCGCACGAACACGTGGTCTGCGACCTCATCAAGGACCGGCCGCGGCCCGATCCCACCCTGGACGAGTCCGAGGACGCCGTGCCCGACCTCATGGAGTTCAAGGCGGCGGGCGGCGGCACGATCATCGACTGCACGAACAACGGCCTGGGGAGGAACCCGGGTCTGCTGCGTTCGGTGTCGGAGCAGACCGGCGTGCACATCGTGATGGGCTGCGGCTGGTACCGCGAGTCCTTCTACGAGGAGGACATGAACAAGGTCAGCGTCGCGGAGCTGACCGAGGTCCTGCTTGAGGACATCAGGACCGGGGTGCACGGCGTTCGGCCCGGTGTGATCGGGGAGATCGGGGCCGACCACGGCTATCTGTCCGCGGCCGAGGAGCGGGTGCTGCGCGCCGCGGCCAGAGCCCAGAAGCAGACCGGTCTCGGGCTCGTCCTGCACGCGGTGAAGAGCGACGTCGGGAGATGGCAGCTCGACGTGCTTGAGGAAGAGGGCTGCGACCTGCGGCGGGTCGCCGTGGCCCACTGCGACATGTACCCCTACCTCGACTACCACGAGCAGCTCGCGAAACGCGGCGCGATGGTGAGCTACGACCGCAACGGCCCCCGCAACCCCCACCAGCAGGAACGGCGCATCCGCACCATGGCGGAGTTCATCCGCCGGGGCTGGGCGTCACATCTGCTGATCTCCCACGACGTGTGCATCCCGGGGGATCGCGGCAGCGCGGGCGGACCCGGATACGCGTACGTGCTGAAGCAGGTCGTGCCCGATCTGCACAAGGCCGGGGTTCCCGCCGACGTCGTCGAAGCGATCATGGTGGACAACCCCGCGCGCCTTCTCGTCGGCTCCTGA
- a CDS encoding CoA-transferase has product MTSAQHPSAPSLTRVGIARRISQDFREGDVINLGVGVPMLCSLFIEDEDILLHSEHGVLGHGRQARTQDEVDPSLATAGRQPIIPRPGMVVMDHAESFALIRGGHLDATILGAFQVSAQGDLANFWLPGAVAGAIGGAQDLAFCARRVVVAMQLLPRPRRFVNRLDLEMTAPRCVDRLVTDIGVIDLEDGTAIVRELVPGWSLEDAQRLTEVELVAAPEGIAEVTLKSDRNDLWTAA; this is encoded by the coding sequence ATGACGTCAGCTCAACACCCCTCCGCGCCATCGCTGACCAGGGTCGGAATCGCGCGACGCATCTCACAGGACTTCCGCGAGGGAGACGTCATCAACCTGGGCGTCGGTGTGCCCATGCTGTGCAGCCTCTTCATCGAGGACGAGGACATCCTGCTGCACAGCGAGCACGGCGTCCTCGGGCACGGCAGGCAGGCCCGCACCCAGGACGAGGTCGACCCGTCGCTGGCCACGGCGGGCCGGCAGCCGATCATCCCCCGTCCCGGGATGGTCGTCATGGATCACGCGGAGTCCTTCGCCTTGATCCGGGGCGGTCACCTCGACGCGACGATCCTCGGAGCGTTCCAGGTGAGCGCGCAGGGGGACCTCGCCAACTTCTGGCTGCCCGGGGCGGTGGCGGGCGCGATCGGCGGCGCCCAGGACCTCGCGTTCTGCGCCCGGCGGGTGGTCGTCGCCATGCAGCTGCTGCCGCGCCCGCGGCGGTTCGTCAACCGGCTCGACCTGGAGATGACCGCGCCGCGGTGCGTCGACCGGCTGGTCACCGACATCGGCGTGATCGATCTGGAGGACGGCACGGCGATCGTGCGCGAACTCGTGCCCGGCTGGAGCCTTGAGGACGCCCAGCGGCTCACCGAGGTGGAGCTCGTGGCCGCGCCGGAGGGCATCGCCGAGGTGACGCTCAAGAGCGACAGGAACGACCTGTGGACCGCGGCGTAG
- a CDS encoding CoA transferase subunit A: MINKVVESAAKAVVDIESGAMIAFGGFVGVPGVPSTLIKAIAERGLRDLTIIACESGRGRAGAQSYGTYRGDQPYIPEPEDGVYPVGYLAELGQVRKAITTFSSINNANADGPLEAGVRRGDVEIELIGQGSLCERLRCGRAGLGGVYTPVGAGTKIGAGKDIRHFDGVPHVLETALRPDFAIISAYQADRFGNLIYRHGARTTNPVVAGSGKVTIVEVEEVVDYLDPQHIVTPGPYVDRIVLSDRRLMVR; encoded by the coding sequence ATGATCAACAAGGTCGTGGAGTCGGCGGCCAAGGCCGTTGTCGACATCGAAAGCGGCGCCATGATCGCTTTCGGCGGCTTCGTCGGAGTGCCCGGTGTCCCGAGCACGCTGATCAAGGCAATCGCCGAACGCGGACTGCGCGACCTGACGATCATCGCGTGCGAGTCCGGCCGCGGCCGCGCCGGCGCGCAGTCGTACGGGACCTACCGCGGCGACCAGCCGTACATCCCGGAGCCGGAGGACGGCGTCTACCCCGTCGGGTACCTCGCCGAGCTCGGCCAGGTGCGCAAGGCGATCACCACTTTCTCGTCGATCAACAACGCGAACGCCGACGGCCCGTTGGAGGCGGGTGTCCGGCGGGGCGACGTGGAGATCGAGCTGATCGGGCAGGGCAGCCTGTGCGAGCGGCTGCGCTGCGGGCGCGCGGGTCTCGGCGGCGTCTACACCCCGGTCGGCGCGGGCACGAAGATCGGTGCGGGAAAGGACATCCGTCATTTCGACGGCGTGCCGCACGTTCTCGAAACGGCGCTCCGCCCCGACTTCGCCATCATCTCCGCATACCAGGCCGACCGGTTCGGCAACCTCATCTACCGGCACGGCGCCCGGACGACGAACCCCGTCGTGGCCGGCAGCGGCAAGGTGACGATCGTGGAGGTCGAGGAAGTCGTCGACTACCTGGACCCGCAGCACATCGTCACTCCCGGTCCGTACGTGGACCGGATCGTACTGAGCGACAGGCGCCTCATGGTGAGGTGA
- a CDS encoding GntR family transcriptional regulator, which translates to MRTPLRLRVLSAKDVVIEEIRALIYNGTMASGARISTDELAERFGVSRTPVRDALQQLSVEGLVTITPRVGVFVREISPQEITDVYQIKTALEPMMAAWAAERGTPEQRAAFRGAFDELERLARSDNVQEYVRALEERREALLAMARSDGLRDSFAVLDGRVRLLRFRNLSQPGRLIESAAQHRSIAEAIEAGDPDAAYIAMRDHMLDATARVRLLVVTAHPNGAPAPTAYSKLSQRTEGD; encoded by the coding sequence GTGCGCACTCCCCTGAGACTCCGTGTCCTCTCGGCGAAGGACGTCGTCATCGAGGAGATCCGCGCGCTGATCTACAACGGCACGATGGCCTCCGGCGCGCGGATCTCGACCGACGAACTCGCCGAGCGGTTCGGCGTCTCCCGGACACCGGTGCGTGACGCTCTGCAGCAGTTGAGCGTGGAGGGTCTCGTCACCATCACCCCGCGCGTCGGCGTCTTCGTCCGGGAGATCAGCCCGCAGGAGATCACCGACGTCTACCAGATCAAGACCGCGCTGGAACCCATGATGGCCGCGTGGGCCGCCGAACGCGGCACCCCGGAACAACGTGCCGCGTTTCGCGGGGCCTTCGACGAGCTCGAACGGCTGGCTCGCTCCGACAACGTCCAGGAATACGTGCGGGCGCTGGAAGAACGCCGCGAAGCCCTTCTCGCGATGGCCCGGAGCGACGGGTTGCGGGACTCGTTCGCGGTGCTCGACGGGCGGGTGCGCCTGCTGCGGTTCCGCAACCTCAGCCAGCCCGGAAGGCTCATCGAGTCCGCGGCTCAGCACCGTTCCATCGCGGAGGCGATCGAGGCCGGTGACCCCGACGCCGCCTACATCGCCATGCGGGATCACATGCTGGACGCCACCGCACGGGTGCGCCTTCTCGTGGTGACGGCGCACCCGAACGGCGCGCCGGCGCCCACCGCCTACTCGAAGTTGTCGCAACGCACGGAAGGTGACTGA